Genomic window (Drosophila albomicans strain 15112-1751.03 chromosome X, ASM965048v2, whole genome shotgun sequence):
TATGGCAACATCATGATGATTCGGATCATTCTCGTTGGCCGAGTTCTGCTTGTGCTGCCAGCTGCAACATACGAGATAATGACTTTGTGATTCCCAGCTGACGGGGTGAtcattgatttgaatttacCTGCAGAATCGATCGAGATTCTTTTGCGCATTCTGCGTTAGATTTAGTTCGGGTGCCGTATCGTTCTCCTGCAATTCGATAATCTTGACCACAACAATTTCAATGGCATTGCCAATGCTGGGATCCTTGTACAGAGCAGACACCATATTCATAATGGTCAGCAGATATTTGACGACATCCTTGTGAAATGCCGACATTGTGGCATCGGCCACAATCAGTGTCTCCACATGCCGCGGACTGCTAATCGAGCGTCTGCTGCGTGGCCCCGTCTGTGGCTCCTCGGGCTGTGTGTCGTACTTGAACTTTGTGTGCGGCTGCTGATGGTAATGATGATGACGTGCAGGCAGATGATGTTGcgtatgctgctgctgttgcagttgctgctgatgatgctgatgatggcGACGCACTTTGCGACCACCTTGTATTTTAAACTTGCCACGCGACTGCCACTCGAGACGCGTCTCCATGCGTCGTCGCGGCTCGCGTGTGCCACAATTGCTGATGTGACCCTTTCGGCGCTGTTCCTTACGCTTTCGCTTGTGGCGACGTCGTTGTTGTGTCGCCTAAGCGAATCAACCATGAGAAACtatataaacaacaactaaatgcTTGACTTACCTTTTGCTTGGGCATCACCGAGGAGCGCTGGAACACCACATGTGGATGCCCATTGATAGGATGTGCCGCATACTGCTTGGACGGCTCTATATAATACTCATTGCTGGCCGTCTTCACATGCCCCACCtgttattgaaataaaaacagtgAGCTACTGTgtttcaaaacaaaagacttaggcaacaaacttgctGATGCATTTACAATTCATAAGTATAATATGTAAACACTATATATCATCAATAtaagtatatactatatactatccATAATGAGTCTGTACTATATACTATCAATAtgagtatatactatatatatacatactatcaGCATTTACTagcttatatatattttcgtcGTAAATTCTAATAAGGCCCAATTATACGCAAAATTCtgtgaaaacaatttatttcgccataagcaaaaatacaaatacagcaACAGCTTTCGTAAGCATGATGGAAAATTCTGAATAATTTTGTGTGGCACTTTTGACGagtaattaaaatgattaaacACATTATTAATTGAGATTATTATCGACATTCTTGGATAGCTGAAGATAAGGAATGTAGTagaaaaacatttgcatttaaagtggtaaagtattttaagcaatttagaattattgaaattaatgcaacaaaacaagaaatataaaatttgctaTTAAAAGTggtaaagtattttaaagaaattccaATTATTGGAGTTATTGCAATAAAgcatgaaatataaaatttactatcaatttgttgtgcaactttttatatatttttgaagagtaaatcaaaatttctttgaaatattaatttatcttGACTTACCAGACCAGAGCATGTGGATATGGCGACATTGGCCGACGGCTGGCCACGCACCTTGCCATGGAAATGGCAATTGAGCTGATGCGCCTCTGGAGGCGCACGAGTTCTCAGATCGCGACGATGACGCTCCACAATCAGATGCGGCGCCAGGAAATAGCTATTTGGCCTGCAAGTGgaaatggaagtggaagtggcaaTGCATTAGAATACTTGAGGAGTGCAGACATTTCGTGAGGTGGCACTTACGTCAGCTCCAGATGCAACGTCTCGTTGGCCAGCGGCAGCTCGAAATGCAACTCcggctgctgatgctgatggtcAGTGCTGCGACGATGCCGCCGATGATCCCGATCGTGGGCatagtcgagtgtgtgtgtcatgAATGCACCATCGGCGTGCACACGCCGTGGCACCACCAGCTGTCCCTCGCCCTCGAGCAGCTCATCGGTGTGCAGGCCATAAAGCTTGAGGCTGCCGCCAGAGCTGAACCACAGGCAGAGCAGAGTGCTCAAATAGAGGCGCTTCATGCTTGCAAATACTTTGTGTGTGGCTCTCctctatatattttcttactctctctctctttctttctttccttatctttctctctctctctgggaCTCTCTCAATGAGTTTTTTCTAGGGAGAATCTCTGTCTCTTAGCCGTTATCGATGCGTCTCAGCAGCTTGGCAATTAGCGGGCACATGGCAGCGATTGCATTATATCTCCAACAGGGCGACAGCTGTAAGGCAAATGATTAAAGGTTTGATTTCAGTTCGATTTGAATTTATCTCATTCTTGGTATAGACTAGCCACAGAATAAGATTTCAAGTGTATTATACAAAACGCGAGAACCGCAAAAGTTAAAGCTTAGCTCAGAAGTAGATTCGATTTAACTAGACATTTAGATTCGCCAAAACCAaacaatgaatttaaatacagcaagtttagaaagctacagtcgagggtgctcgactgtaagatacccgctatccatataGTATACctagtactacattcgaaatataccacagatgTCAAAATATCCCAGATTGTCACTGCTTTTAAGACCCGATTGCAGCAGGCAATCTTACAAACGTAATTCTGAaataatttctacaattttcatcaGATCTTAACCAAATcacaggaatcataaatactatagttattgtTACTCTTGTACTACAATTAACTTTatcttcaaaattacgctttgtagtcgattttgttttatggGATAGGAGGATATGGCTATATCGTTGatgataatcaaaaatatatataatttatgaggTCAAAGATGCCTCATTTTACTTGTTACATTTTCTGTAGGCACAAAATTGTAAAGCCCTTCTATTCTATGGATAGCgagtatacaaatttaatttaaattggaaCTAATTTTCAGGTTTTATGCTGCACCAATttcataccaaatatatatatgtttataatatgttatattataaaattgtaaaaccaTTTGTATGAAGCTCCAACATATTATGTATTA
Coding sequences:
- the LOC117567393 gene encoding A disintegrin and metalloproteinase with thrombospondin motifs 6 isoform X3 encodes the protein MKRLYLSTLLCLWFSSGGSLKLYGLHTDELLEGEGQLVVPRRVHADGAFMTHTLDYAHDRDHRRHRRSTDHQHQQPELHFELPLANETLHLELTPNSYFLAPHLIVERHRRDLRTRAPPEAHQLNCHFHGKVRGQPSANVAISTCSGLVGHVKTASNEYYIEPSKQYAAHPINGHPHVVFQRSSVMPKQKATQQRRRHKRKRKEQRRKGHISNCGTREPRRRMETRLEWQSRGKFKIQGGRKVRRHHQHHQQQLQQQQHTQHHLPARHHHYHQQPHTKFKYDTQPEEPQTGPRSRRSISSPRHVETLIVADATMSAFHKDVVKYLLTIMNMVSALYKDPSIGNAIEIVVVKIIELQENDTAPELNLTQNAQKNLDRFCSWQHKQNSANENDPNHHDVAILITRKNICGNNCMTLGLANVGGMCKPRQSCSVNEDNGIMLSHTITHELGHNFGMFHDTAKIGCHPRVGSIVHIMTPTFGADTLQVCWSNCSRKYITHFLDQGLGECLDDSPTTIAEYNYPETLPGEAYNAKRQCRMQFNLTTDSDVGACSSPHEFCSTLWCRVNGECVTNMRPTAPGTTCGKNKWCQNGKCVRMEELTPINGGWGNWSEWSECSRSCGGGVSTQQRECDSPLPANGGVFCIGERKRYKICRKRPCPEHEPSFRAQQCARYDNVSYQGATYKWLPFFDKNNPCRLFCSDVDDTIIANWGETVLDGTPCTLGTNNMCIDGICKLVAIGSLTRTCRTIVAVSVAVLVINASP